TACAGTGTCGTCAGGACGGTCTGGGCATCGAGAACTGGGGTCACAACCTGTTCTGACAGATGCTCGCACCGTCCGTTGTTCACCTCCTCTCATTGCACATCAAGCGTTCAAGGGGGAGGAGCAAAAGAGCGTCCGCCTTAGCTTCTTCTCTCTCCTCGTGGGAGAGGGCCGGGGTGAGGGGGCGACGGGACGACCCACCCTTTCAAATCCCCACCTCCAGCCCGTCCCGCGCGAAGGCCCACTCCTCCGGGAGCGACAGGGCGCGCACGTCCACGTCATGCGACAGGTGCGTGAGGTACACGCGTCGGGCCGAGCGTGCCCACGGCAGGGCCGTCGCCTCGCGCACGTCATAGACGCTGCGGCCCGCGTGGACGGCGGCGGACTCGTCCCCGAAGGACGTGCCGAGAATGAGGAGATCGAGGTCCGTGAGCCAGTCGCGCACCGTCCCCTCGGGAATGTCGATGGCGTCGGTGACGTAGGCGGCGCGCAGGCCGGGGCGGTCGAGACGGAAGGCGTGGCTGTGCCCGTTCGCCCCGTGCGGCACGCGAAAGGCGCGCACGTGGAGGCCCGCGACGTGAAGGCCCTCCTCCGGCAGGGGACGCACGGGCGGCTCGCGGCGGAAGGCGTACTGGAAGCGGGGTTCGATCTGTGGCAGGACCCCGGCGGGGGTGAAGATGGGAATGGGAACCAGCGAGGTCGCTCCGGCTGACGTGCCATTCATCCCCACATCACCGCTCGCATACACGGCGTAATCCAGCAGGTCGCCCAGTCCGAGCAGGTGGTCGTTGTGCGCGTGCGAGA
This is a stretch of genomic DNA from Deinococcus sp. YIM 134068. It encodes these proteins:
- a CDS encoding MBL fold metallo-hydrolase, yielding MSSPPPTLRFLGTADSKGVPRFWCGCPVCTEARTVGINRRTRSAALVSGAGETLLLDCGPDLHAQLARLPGPLVPSAVVISHAHNDHLLGLGDLLDYAVYASGDVGMNGTSAGATSLVPIPIFTPAGVLPQIEPRFQYAFRREPPVRPLPEEGLHVAGLHVRAFRVPHGANGHSHAFRLDRPGLRAAYVTDAIDIPEGTVRDWLTDLDLLILGTSFGDESAAVHAGRSVYDVREATALPWARSARRVYLTHLSHDVDVRALSLPEEWAFARDGLEVGI